A stretch of Kaistella flava (ex Peng et al. 2021) DNA encodes these proteins:
- a CDS encoding urea transporter, translating into MDKYFEKVPFIDNVLKGIGQIMLQENRWTGLLFLIGIFMGSWQGGIAVLLSTGAGTFIAMKLNYDKSEIDAGLYGFSAALVGVALSFIFQTTLLVWILIIIGGALASIIQHFFIKRKIPVFTFPFIIITWIVVFALHHFTQIPPSDMISAKIETVDYDDFITSISGFGEVIFQGSLFSGIIFFIAVFINSPAAALYGLAGSLLASSISHFNGESIDEIHMGLFGFNAVLSAIVFSGFKKADGFWVLIAVVITVAVDDLLIDFEVLSPVGGVLTFPFVVGTWITLLIQKGIIPLKKMIVK; encoded by the coding sequence ATGGACAAATATTTCGAAAAAGTACCTTTTATAGACAATGTTCTAAAGGGAATCGGGCAGATTATGCTGCAGGAAAACAGATGGACCGGCCTTTTATTTCTCATCGGTATTTTTATGGGAAGCTGGCAGGGTGGTATTGCCGTTTTGTTATCTACTGGCGCCGGAACTTTCATCGCCATGAAACTGAATTATGACAAATCTGAAATTGACGCAGGTTTATACGGTTTCAGTGCAGCATTGGTGGGCGTTGCCTTATCTTTTATATTTCAAACGACCTTATTGGTGTGGATTCTTATTATCATCGGTGGAGCCTTGGCAAGTATCATCCAACATTTTTTTATCAAGAGAAAAATTCCGGTATTTACTTTTCCTTTTATTATTATCACCTGGATCGTAGTTTTTGCGTTGCACCATTTTACGCAAATCCCACCGTCGGATATGATAAGTGCAAAAATAGAAACGGTGGATTATGATGATTTTATTACCAGTATTAGTGGGTTTGGCGAAGTAATCTTTCAGGGCAGCTTATTTTCGGGGATTATTTTCTTTATCGCCGTTTTTATCAATTCTCCTGCTGCCGCACTTTATGGTTTGGCCGGATCGCTATTGGCATCCTCTATTTCTCATTTTAATGGGGAATCAATTGATGAAATTCACATGGGACTATTTGGTTTTAATGCCGTACTTTCGGCAATTGTTTTTTCAGGCTTCAAAAAAGCAGATGGTTTTTGGGTGCTTATTGCAGTAGTAATTACCGTTGCAGTTGATGATTTATTAATTGACTTTGAGGTTCTTAGTCCGGTAGGTGGAGTGCTTACTTTTCCTTTTGTTGTTGGGACCTGGATTACGCTTCTTATACAAAAAGGAATTATTCCATTAAAAAAAATGATTGTTAAATAA
- the ureG gene encoding urease accessory protein UreG, with translation MENRKYIKIGVAGPVGSGKTALLERLSRKMFGDYDLGVITNDIYTKEDAEFMAKNSLLPPERIIGVETGGCPHTAIREDASMNLEAVDELAGRFPEIEMILIESGGDNLSATFSPDLADVSIFIIDVAEGEKIPRKGGPGITRSDLLIINKIDLAPYVGASLEVMENDARRMRNGSPFIFTNLKTDEGLDSVIGWIKKYALLEDVEEPNLVR, from the coding sequence ATGGAAAACAGAAAATATATCAAGATAGGAGTTGCCGGACCGGTAGGATCAGGAAAAACAGCTTTATTAGAACGTTTAAGCAGAAAAATGTTTGGTGATTATGATCTTGGCGTAATTACCAATGATATTTATACCAAAGAAGATGCGGAATTTATGGCGAAAAATAGTCTTTTGCCACCTGAGAGAATTATCGGAGTAGAAACTGGAGGTTGCCCGCACACTGCGATTCGGGAAGATGCAAGTATGAATTTGGAAGCAGTAGATGAGTTAGCAGGTCGTTTCCCTGAAATTGAAATGATCCTAATTGAAAGCGGTGGTGATAATCTATCAGCTACATTCAGTCCAGATTTAGCAGACGTAAGTATCTTTATTATTGACGTTGCTGAAGGTGAGAAAATCCCTAGAAAAGGAGGACCTGGAATTACCCGTTCAGATCTTTTAATCATTAATAAAATAGATCTTGCGCCGTACGTGGGAGCTAGTCTTGAAGTAATGGAAAATGACGCCAGAAGAATGAGAAATGGAAGTCCTTTCATATTTACCAATCTTAAAACTGATGAAGGTTTAGATAGCGTGATTGGATGGATTAAAAAATATGCGTTGCTCGAGGATGTTGAAGAACCAAATCTTGTAAGATAG
- a CDS encoding urease accessory protein UreD, with amino-acid sequence MDCHLNLTCGFKNGKSYVKDLYVTLPFRVVSVGQRKTDNKLYQMIMSSSPGILDGDHYHLDISLEKGTALQLQSQSYQRLFNMKDKALQEINVSMEDDTSFAYVPHPVVPHEDSNFKSEAKVHIGNNSQIVISEIITCGRKHYGEVFKLKRFQNLMEIYHNNKLIIKDNVLIQPDLIPIKSIGNLEQYTHQGTLIFYSTKDELKTGELIERILKDAEAHHEEMEIGISTMENNGFVVRGLGHGGEVMYNFFVHIQEILWALD; translated from the coding sequence ATGGACTGCCATTTAAATTTAACCTGCGGATTCAAAAACGGAAAGTCATATGTAAAAGACCTTTACGTAACCCTGCCTTTCCGTGTAGTTTCTGTAGGACAGCGTAAAACGGATAACAAACTCTATCAAATGATCATGAGTTCATCTCCGGGAATTCTGGATGGAGACCATTATCATTTAGATATTTCACTGGAAAAAGGAACAGCTCTTCAACTGCAGTCGCAGTCTTACCAAAGGTTGTTCAATATGAAAGATAAAGCTTTGCAGGAAATTAATGTCTCGATGGAGGATGATACTTCTTTTGCCTACGTTCCACATCCGGTAGTTCCGCATGAAGATTCCAATTTTAAAAGTGAGGCCAAAGTTCATATCGGAAATAACAGTCAGATTGTGATTAGCGAGATTATTACGTGCGGTAGAAAACATTACGGAGAAGTTTTTAAATTAAAACGCTTCCAAAATTTAATGGAAATTTATCACAACAATAAATTAATCATTAAAGATAACGTACTGATTCAGCCAGATTTGATTCCGATTAAAAGTATCGGAAATCTGGAACAGTACACACATCAGGGAACGCTAATTTTTTACAGTACTAAAGATGAGTTGAAAACTGGAGAACTGATCGAAAGAATTCTTAAAGATGCAGAAGCTCATCATGAAGAAATGGAGATCGGAATATCAACCATGGAAAACAACGGTTTTGTGGTGAGAGGATTAGGACATGGTGGAGAAGTAATGTATAATTTCTTCGTTCATATTCAGGAAATTCTTTGGGCATTAGATTAA
- the ureE gene encoding urease accessory protein UreE: MIINETIGNISEYPLNGRSIDYLDLEWYESTKRIQRKKTRSGADVAIKFLREGQRLREGDILFENSEKVIVVNILETEAIVMTPSSMLEMGTVCYEIGNKHIPLFIQDDKVMLPFEMPMFRWLEVSGFNPERHSVKLLNVLRSNVEPHGHGSLGSSIFTKILKMASPKDE; this comes from the coding sequence ATGATAATTAATGAAACAATAGGTAATATTTCCGAATATCCGCTTAATGGAAGATCAATAGATTATCTCGATTTAGAGTGGTATGAATCCACCAAAAGGATTCAGCGGAAAAAAACAAGAAGTGGAGCAGATGTCGCCATTAAATTCCTCAGAGAAGGTCAGCGATTAAGAGAAGGTGATATTCTTTTTGAAAACTCAGAAAAAGTGATTGTGGTCAACATCCTGGAAACTGAAGCGATTGTAATGACTCCTTCTTCGATGCTGGAAATGGGTACCGTATGCTATGAAATAGGGAACAAACATATTCCTCTTTTTATTCAGGATGACAAAGTGATGCTTCCTTTCGAAATGCCAATGTTCAGATGGCTGGAAGTGAGCGGATTTAATCCCGAAAGACATTCGGTGAAATTGCTTAATGTGCTAAGATCAAATGTTGAACCTCATGGTCATGGAAGTTTAGGCTCCTCCATATTTACTAAAATATTAAAAATGGCTTCTCCAAAAGATGAATAA
- a CDS encoding TonB-dependent receptor, which produces MKFNKAAIVFLAVSLNGVISAQEKITEKQIVVKDADEKTPISGVLLQYNQGTSHEHSATDGSFKFSLKSLPDTLVISHPGYDDVKWIVQDNEAKNNVIFMQHKPFQISEVAINHSSFLSAITKVDLNKSPVNSAQDLLRKVPGLFIAQHAGGGKAEQLFLRGFDADHGTDVSVNVDGMPVNIVSHAHGQGYSDLHFVIPETVNNIDFGKGAYYMDRGDFDTAGYVDFQTYNRLKNSMVKLEGGSFNSKRILGMFNILNDETGRKGAYIATEYNYADGPFDVKQNFNRVNIFGKYNQWLTDNDYFNLQFSTFNSSWNASGQIPERAVDEGIIDRWGSIDPTEGGKTSRTNLQMNYKHIISPSEQIDAMAWYSKYNFNLYSDFTFYLHDKDNGDEIQQTDGRNIYGTEVKYTKNFTLNNGTVDWISGVGFRNDDINTLQLNHVYHRDLLLDRLSNVTGTETNLHAFSGLIWKTGKWTVNPALRVDHFIFNMHDLLNIDQLPSGQSDEATRVSPKLNFSYAVNDNVLWFLKTGMGFHSNDIRVVVQENGDKILPYSVGGDLGVRLHPFKSLIITPTLWYMSLQQEFVYVGDDAVVEPSGRSRRYGADLGIRFQPLQNIYINADFNYSHARFVDEEKGQDYVPLAPVITSTGSVNWDFLNGFSLGLQYRYLGARPADEEDGIRTKAYFVNDLMLSYNRPKWGANLQANNLFNVNWNEAQFATETQLRNEQQSVTDLTYTPGNPFGIKMGVYYKF; this is translated from the coding sequence ATGAAGTTTAATAAAGCAGCTATTGTTTTTCTTGCAGTTTCTCTTAACGGAGTAATCTCTGCACAGGAGAAAATCACAGAAAAACAGATCGTAGTTAAAGATGCAGACGAAAAAACTCCGATTTCAGGAGTCTTGCTTCAATATAATCAAGGCACCAGTCATGAACATTCAGCGACCGACGGATCTTTCAAATTTTCTTTAAAATCATTACCGGATACTCTTGTAATCAGTCATCCAGGTTATGACGATGTGAAATGGATTGTTCAGGATAATGAAGCTAAAAATAATGTTATTTTTATGCAGCATAAACCTTTTCAGATCTCGGAAGTAGCTATTAATCACAGTTCCTTTTTATCGGCAATTACCAAGGTTGATCTTAATAAATCTCCAGTAAATTCCGCGCAGGATTTACTCCGTAAAGTACCGGGATTGTTTATTGCGCAGCACGCAGGTGGAGGGAAAGCAGAACAGCTTTTTTTAAGAGGTTTTGATGCTGACCACGGAACAGATGTAAGCGTTAATGTAGATGGAATGCCTGTAAATATTGTTTCCCATGCACATGGACAGGGATATTCTGATTTACACTTTGTGATTCCTGAAACCGTTAACAATATTGATTTTGGAAAAGGAGCTTATTACATGGATCGCGGTGATTTTGATACTGCCGGTTATGTTGATTTTCAAACGTATAACAGGTTGAAAAATAGCATGGTGAAATTAGAAGGCGGCTCTTTTAATTCCAAAAGAATATTAGGAATGTTTAATATTCTAAACGATGAAACAGGTAGAAAAGGCGCTTATATTGCAACGGAATATAATTATGCCGATGGGCCTTTCGATGTAAAACAGAACTTTAACAGAGTCAATATTTTCGGTAAATATAACCAATGGTTGACCGATAACGATTATTTTAATCTTCAGTTTTCTACCTTTAATTCCAGCTGGAATGCTTCCGGACAAATCCCTGAACGTGCTGTTGATGAAGGAATCATAGATCGATGGGGAAGTATTGATCCTACAGAAGGAGGAAAAACTTCTCGTACTAATCTTCAGATGAATTATAAACATATCATTTCACCGTCTGAACAAATCGATGCGATGGCTTGGTATTCAAAATATAATTTTAATCTCTATTCCGATTTTACTTTTTATTTACACGATAAAGATAACGGTGATGAAATTCAACAAACCGACGGCAGAAATATTTATGGTACAGAGGTAAAGTATACGAAGAATTTTACTCTTAATAATGGTACAGTTGACTGGATTTCCGGAGTTGGTTTTAGAAACGATGATATTAATACATTGCAGTTGAATCACGTTTATCACAGAGATTTGTTGCTCGATCGTCTTTCGAATGTTACCGGAACAGAAACCAATCTTCATGCTTTTTCCGGCTTAATCTGGAAAACAGGAAAATGGACCGTGAATCCTGCTTTAAGAGTGGATCACTTTATTTTCAATATGCATGATTTATTGAATATCGATCAGCTTCCTTCCGGACAATCTGATGAAGCAACAAGAGTGAGTCCTAAATTAAATTTCTCCTATGCGGTCAATGACAATGTATTGTGGTTCTTAAAAACTGGAATGGGTTTTCACTCCAATGATATAAGAGTAGTTGTACAGGAAAACGGAGACAAAATATTGCCCTATTCCGTAGGTGGAGATTTGGGAGTACGGTTACATCCTTTCAAATCATTGATCATTACGCCAACTTTGTGGTATATGTCTTTACAACAGGAATTTGTTTATGTTGGAGACGATGCAGTTGTCGAACCTTCAGGCAGATCCAGACGTTACGGTGCTGATCTTGGCATCCGCTTTCAGCCGTTGCAGAATATTTATATTAATGCTGATTTTAATTATTCTCACGCAAGATTCGTAGACGAAGAAAAAGGACAAGATTATGTGCCGCTCGCTCCAGTAATCACGAGTACAGGATCTGTAAACTGGGATTTTCTAAATGGTTTTTCTTTAGGGCTTCAGTACCGCTATTTAGGTGCCAGACCTGCCGACGAAGAAGACGGTATCCGCACAAAAGCGTATTTCGTTAATGATTTAATGCTTTCTTATAACCGTCCAAAATGGGGCGCTAATCTACAAGCGAATAACCTTTTTAACGTCAACTGGAATGAAGCGCAATTCGCGACCGAAACCCAGTTGAGGAACGAACAGCAATCTGTTACAGATTTAACATATACGCCAGGAAACCCATTCGGAATAAAAATGGGAGTTTATTACAAGTTTTAA
- the ureB gene encoding urease subunit beta, which translates to MIPGQIFVKEGTIICNEGRETVTLKVTNTGDRPIQVGSHFHFFEVNKAMSFDREKAFGKRLNIVASTAVRFEPGEEKEVSLVEIGGTKRAMGFNNLVDGQIDSEEQKKESLAKAQQLNYKNF; encoded by the coding sequence ATGATACCAGGACAAATTTTTGTAAAAGAAGGTACTATTATCTGCAATGAAGGCAGGGAAACGGTGACCTTAAAAGTAACCAATACAGGTGACCGACCAATTCAGGTAGGTTCGCATTTTCATTTTTTTGAAGTGAATAAAGCCATGAGTTTTGATCGTGAAAAAGCCTTCGGGAAAAGATTGAATATCGTTGCCAGTACCGCAGTTCGTTTTGAACCGGGAGAGGAAAAAGAAGTGTCACTTGTAGAAATAGGTGGAACGAAAAGAGCAATGGGATTCAATAATCTCGTAGATGGCCAAATCGATTCTGAAGAACAGAAAAAAGAAAGTCTTGCCAAAGCGCAACAGTTAAATTATAAAAACTTTTAA
- a CDS encoding helix-turn-helix domain-containing protein: MEVLSSFNYKKLFLLNITEKILANNAEIQLYRLENYLKGILMPVIPYRTTFNFIIFITKGHIKQYLDNKEYDAEKGDVILIQQGIITATIELSDDIEGFFLVYENSILSEQELPKHKTSIFFMTPFRTLDSLTYGTITQLLVIMEQEFLLNNLDVNEVLITMLHLILIKMLHTDLSSVRKSSTRPMELSLQFRDLLFKYHVVEKRVAFYADKLSVTENYLNKCVKNVTQKSPKQCLSEMDVNYSKVLLHSSKDIAEIAYELNFHTASHFTQLFKKIAGITPKEYRAQFLNNKGIVS, from the coding sequence ATGGAGGTATTATCCAGTTTTAATTATAAAAAACTATTTCTGCTCAATATCACCGAGAAGATATTGGCTAATAATGCAGAAATCCAACTTTACCGGCTTGAGAATTATCTTAAAGGAATTCTCATGCCGGTAATTCCTTATCGTACCACCTTTAATTTTATCATCTTTATTACCAAAGGCCATATCAAGCAATACTTGGATAATAAAGAATATGATGCCGAGAAAGGCGATGTCATTTTAATCCAGCAGGGAATTATTACGGCAACCATCGAATTGTCAGATGATATTGAAGGTTTTTTTCTGGTATACGAAAATAGCATTCTGTCTGAACAGGAACTTCCAAAGCATAAAACAAGTATCTTTTTTATGACGCCTTTCCGGACGTTGGACAGTCTAACTTACGGAACGATTACCCAGCTTCTTGTCATCATGGAACAGGAATTTTTGCTGAATAATTTGGATGTCAATGAAGTGTTGATCACCATGCTTCATCTTATTTTAATTAAAATGCTTCATACCGACTTAAGCAGCGTCCGCAAATCATCCACCCGTCCGATGGAACTGTCATTGCAGTTTCGGGATCTTTTATTTAAGTACCACGTAGTTGAAAAAAGAGTAGCTTTTTATGCCGATAAGCTTTCCGTTACAGAAAATTATCTTAATAAATGTGTCAAGAATGTGACCCAGAAATCACCCAAACAGTGTCTCAGCGAAATGGATGTTAATTACAGCAAGGTGCTTCTTCATTCAAGTAAAGATATCGCCGAGATTGCTTATGAACTCAATTTTCATACTGCTTCTCACTTTACGCAGCTTTTTAAAAAGATTGCCGGGATTACTCCGAAAGAATACAGAGCGCAGTTTCTGAATAATAAAGGAATTGTATCATAA
- a CDS encoding urease accessory protein UreF, whose translation MNLNFLAGLLHISDPTLPIGGYAHSNGLETYVQKRIVHNRQTATEFVQNMLQYNLKYNDGAFVKLAYEAAKEGNLELLIKLDNECNALKCPKEIRQASQKLGLRLIKIFKRNENSSIMEAFEKAIQNKEANSHYCIVFGIFASQMDIPLYQALLGFYYTSVTGMITNAVKLVPLGQLDGQDILFSMYPVMEKTVAETIELDRDMVGLCNTSFDIRCMQHENLYSRLYMS comes from the coding sequence ATGAATTTGAACTTTTTAGCAGGATTATTACATATTTCCGATCCTACTTTACCGATCGGAGGTTACGCCCATTCAAACGGGTTAGAAACTTATGTACAGAAAAGAATTGTTCACAATCGGCAGACTGCAACAGAATTTGTACAGAACATGCTTCAGTATAATTTAAAGTATAACGACGGCGCTTTTGTGAAATTAGCTTATGAAGCAGCAAAAGAAGGAAATCTGGAGTTGTTGATTAAACTTGATAACGAGTGCAATGCTTTAAAATGTCCGAAAGAAATTCGCCAAGCAAGCCAGAAATTGGGATTGCGTTTAATCAAGATATTTAAGAGAAATGAAAACTCTTCTATAATGGAAGCTTTTGAAAAAGCAATTCAGAATAAGGAAGCCAATTCTCATTATTGTATCGTCTTCGGAATTTTTGCAAGTCAAATGGATATTCCTTTGTATCAAGCGCTTCTCGGATTTTATTACACTTCTGTAACGGGAATGATTACCAATGCCGTGAAATTAGTACCACTCGGACAATTGGACGGTCAGGATATTTTATTCTCGATGTATCCGGTGATGGAAAAAACAGTGGCAGAAACCATCGAGCTTGATCGGGATATGGTAGGACTTTGTAATACGTCCTTTGATATTCGCTGTATGCAGCATGAAAATTTATATTCAAGATTGTATATGTCTTAA
- the ureA gene encoding urease subunit gamma, with translation MHLTPRETEKLMLHMAGELALKRRARGLKLNYPESVALISHFLMEGARDGKRVADLMQEGAKLLTIDDVMPGVAEMIHDVQIEATFPDGTKLVTVHNPIR, from the coding sequence ATGCATTTAACTCCAAGAGAAACAGAAAAGCTCATGCTCCATATGGCTGGTGAGCTGGCTCTTAAAAGAAGGGCTAGAGGTCTTAAACTAAATTATCCTGAATCCGTAGCGCTCATAAGCCACTTTTTGATGGAAGGTGCCAGAGATGGTAAACGAGTAGCAGACCTCATGCAGGAAGGCGCAAAACTTCTGACCATAGATGATGTAATGCCTGGCGTTGCAGAGATGATCCACGACGTTCAAATCGAAGCAACTTTCCCAGACGGAACCAAGCTTGTAACTGTACACAACCCAATCCGATAA
- the ureC gene encoding urease subunit alpha has translation MSLNVDRKQYANILGPTAGDKIRLGDTEIIIEIEKDFTYYGDEAVFGGGKTIRDGMGQNVSAMRDDGVLDLCITGATIIDHWGIVKGDIGIKDGKIVGIGKAGNPDTMDGVTPNMIIGASTEIHGAKGLIVTAGGIDTHIHYISPQQIDTALYSGITTMIGGGTGPNDGSHATTVTPGSFNIQKMLEAAEEYPMNFGFFGKGNCAAEGPIEEQIEAGALGVKIHEDWGATTATINAALNVADKYDVQVAIHTDTLNEGGFLEDTMKAIAGRTIHTFHTEGAGGGHAPDIIKAAMYPNVLPASTNPTRPYTVNTVDEHLDMLMVCHHLRKDIPEDVAFADSRIRPETIAAEDILHDMGVFSIMSSDSQAMGRVGEVVTRTWQTASKMKEQRGALPEDKDADNDNYRAKRYVAKYTINPAIAHGISEYVGSIEEGKLADLVVWKPALFGVKPEMIYKGGFVVGAKMGDPNASIPTPQPVIYRNMFGAHGKAKFGICATFVSQISIDNGKIASYGLDKMILPVKNCRNIGKKDLIHNDKTPEIDVNPENYRVTVDGEYITCEPATKLPLTQLYYLF, from the coding sequence ATGAGTTTAAACGTAGACAGAAAACAATACGCCAATATATTAGGCCCCACAGCCGGAGATAAAATCCGCTTAGGTGATACTGAAATCATTATAGAAATCGAAAAAGATTTTACCTATTATGGCGATGAAGCCGTATTTGGTGGAGGAAAAACGATTCGTGACGGAATGGGTCAAAATGTAAGTGCGATGAGAGACGACGGCGTACTGGACCTTTGTATTACCGGCGCAACGATTATTGACCACTGGGGAATTGTAAAAGGAGATATAGGAATCAAAGACGGTAAAATTGTCGGTATTGGTAAAGCAGGAAATCCTGATACCATGGATGGTGTAACCCCAAATATGATCATTGGTGCTTCTACCGAAATTCATGGTGCAAAAGGATTGATTGTTACAGCAGGTGGAATTGATACCCACATTCACTATATCTCCCCGCAGCAAATCGATACTGCTTTATACAGCGGTATTACAACGATGATTGGTGGTGGTACAGGGCCTAATGACGGTTCACACGCTACGACTGTAACACCTGGAAGTTTCAATATCCAGAAAATGCTTGAAGCAGCAGAAGAATATCCAATGAATTTTGGATTCTTTGGAAAAGGAAACTGCGCTGCTGAAGGACCGATTGAAGAGCAGATAGAAGCAGGAGCTTTAGGGGTAAAGATTCATGAAGATTGGGGCGCAACTACAGCTACAATTAATGCAGCTTTAAATGTAGCTGATAAATATGATGTTCAGGTTGCAATCCACACGGATACCTTGAATGAAGGAGGTTTCTTAGAAGATACGATGAAAGCGATTGCGGGACGTACAATCCATACCTTCCATACCGAAGGAGCAGGAGGTGGTCACGCACCTGATATCATTAAAGCAGCGATGTATCCTAACGTACTCCCAGCTTCTACAAATCCTACAAGACCTTACACGGTTAATACGGTAGATGAACATTTGGATATGTTGATGGTTTGCCATCACTTACGTAAAGACATTCCAGAAGATGTAGCGTTTGCTGATTCAAGAATCCGTCCGGAAACGATTGCGGCAGAAGATATTCTTCATGATATGGGCGTATTCAGTATCATGAGTTCAGATTCTCAAGCAATGGGAAGAGTCGGAGAAGTGGTCACCAGAACTTGGCAGACGGCTAGTAAAATGAAAGAGCAGAGAGGAGCCTTACCAGAAGATAAAGATGCAGATAATGATAACTACCGTGCCAAAAGATATGTTGCAAAATATACCATCAACCCTGCAATCGCACACGGTATTTCAGAATATGTAGGATCGATTGAAGAAGGTAAATTAGCTGACTTAGTAGTTTGGAAACCAGCTTTGTTTGGAGTGAAACCCGAAATGATTTATAAAGGAGGTTTTGTAGTAGGTGCGAAAATGGGAGATCCTAATGCTTCTATTCCTACACCACAACCTGTGATTTACAGAAATATGTTCGGTGCTCATGGTAAAGCTAAATTTGGAATTTGTGCCACTTTTGTTTCTCAGATTTCAATAGACAATGGGAAGATCGCATCTTATGGTTTGGATAAAATGATTCTGCCAGTGAAAAACTGTAGAAATATTGGTAAAAAGGATTTGATCCATAATGATAAAACTCCAGAGATCGATGTAAATCCAGAAAACTACAGAGTAACAGTAGATGGCGAATACATTACGTGTGAACCTGCTACTAAGCTTCCTCTAACACAGTTATACTACCTATTCTAA